Proteins from a genomic interval of Desulfoplanes formicivorans:
- a CDS encoding chitosanase → MANALLDNGTPTEPGTDLLSQTLNLEVLATLSKLSGHQDNPVTSLMSPHQTAPGKVRQESRNPEPELDHARAKVDKLAREKVAEHEVNAQESQPFMPRGMLSRPFESQEQCDAIGYDRHGGTSYGIYQISSRQGTMDQFIDFLRQEIPAWAKRLEQAGPADTGSTQGAMPSAWQAIAREDSDLFADIQHRFITKTHYLPALENILQHTGIKEHLLSAPLREVIFSTAVQHGPTGAGNIFKQALENLDLDDSSDLAARLLDQIYTIRKTRFSSSSSRVQAAVTSRLNQEALLARHLLDSMIG, encoded by the coding sequence ATGGCCAATGCTCTGTTGGACAACGGCACCCCGACCGAACCGGGAACCGATCTCCTTTCCCAGACCCTCAATCTTGAAGTGCTGGCAACCCTGTCCAAACTTTCAGGCCACCAGGACAATCCGGTGACATCCTTGATGTCCCCCCACCAGACCGCTCCGGGCAAGGTCCGGCAGGAATCCCGAAACCCCGAGCCCGAGCTGGACCATGCCCGGGCCAAGGTAGACAAGCTGGCCCGGGAGAAAGTGGCCGAACACGAAGTCAACGCCCAGGAAAGCCAGCCGTTCATGCCCCGGGGAATGCTTTCACGCCCTTTCGAGTCCCAAGAGCAGTGTGACGCCATTGGTTACGACCGACATGGCGGAACGTCCTATGGCATATATCAGATCTCTTCCCGTCAGGGAACCATGGACCAATTCATCGATTTCCTGCGCCAGGAAATCCCTGCCTGGGCCAAGCGGCTGGAACAGGCAGGACCGGCCGACACCGGCAGCACCCAAGGGGCCATGCCCTCGGCCTGGCAGGCCATTGCCCGGGAAGATTCCGATCTCTTTGCCGATATCCAGCACCGCTTCATCACCAAAACCCATTATCTGCCCGCTCTGGAAAACATTCTGCAACACACCGGGATCAAGGAACATCTCCTCTCGGCCCCGCTTCGGGAAGTCATCTTCTCCACAGCCGTGCAGCACGGTCCCACAGGAGCCGGGAACATCTTCAAGCAGGCGTTGGAAAACCTCGATCTGGACGATTCGTCTGATCTGGCCGCACGCCTTTTGGATCAAATCTACACCATCAGAAAAACCCGGTTTTCCAGCTCCTCCAGCCGGGTTCAAGCCGCCGTTACCAGCCGCCTGAATCAGGAAGCCCTTCTGGCCCGCCATCTTCTTGATTCAATGATTGGTTGA
- a CDS encoding HPr family phosphocarrier protein, which translates to MHEVSNHTVVERSLRVKNKLGLHARPAAIIARTAQRFKAQIWIIDRNKKADAKSILDILCLAIPHKAAITIKVCGQDAVEAMDTLDALFERYCEDIASQE; encoded by the coding sequence ATGCACGAAGTCAGCAACCATACCGTTGTGGAACGATCTCTCCGCGTGAAGAACAAACTCGGACTTCACGCTCGGCCTGCAGCGATCATCGCCCGAACCGCACAACGATTCAAAGCCCAGATATGGATCATTGATCGCAACAAAAAGGCCGATGCCAAGAGCATTCTGGACATTTTGTGTCTGGCCATTCCCCACAAGGCAGCCATCACCATCAAGGTGTGCGGGCAGGATGCCGTGGAGGCCATGGACACACTCGACGCGCTGTTTGAGCGCTACTGCGAGGACATCGCTTCCCAGGAATGA
- the crcB gene encoding fluoride efflux transporter CrcB, producing MKFLFIALAGGLGALCRYVLAGVVQEMAGQSFPLGTAIVNILGCFLFGFIVTLIDERMALPPGIKPYVLTGFMGAFTTFSTYAFETASLIRYSQWLLATANVLGQTVLGLVFLFVGMFVARAI from the coding sequence ATGAAATTTCTGTTCATTGCCCTGGCCGGAGGCCTGGGGGCGCTTTGCCGGTATGTTCTGGCCGGAGTCGTTCAAGAAATGGCTGGACAGTCTTTTCCGTTGGGAACGGCGATTGTCAATATTCTCGGGTGCTTTTTGTTCGGATTCATTGTGACCCTGATTGATGAGCGCATGGCCCTGCCTCCCGGAATCAAGCCCTATGTGCTTACGGGATTCATGGGGGCTTTTACCACCTTTTCCACCTATGCCTTTGAAACGGCATCCCTGATCCGGTATTCCCAATGGCTGCTTGCCACGGCCAATGTGCTCGGACAAACCGTTCTCGGGCTTGTCTTTCTTTTTGTGGGCATGTTTGTGGCCCGGGCCATCTGA
- the rlmN gene encoding 23S rRNA (adenine(2503)-C(2))-methyltransferase RlmN, translated as MEEQQDCTTTTVPVFQLTCDELTRELRTRFNKGAYHGQALYRHVMQHGQRDVTTIDAFKRSGDLADRVQAVLGWATGKITDTVNEGETIKFVTTLDDGARIESVIIPMRGYSTVCVSSQVGCRQGCVFCETAGMGFVRQLTAEEIVAQVWRTRHVMGHPVRNVVFMGMGEPLDNLDNVMQAIRVMQDQRGLDIPLRRMTLSTSGRVDGLKRLAEAGLTSIRLAISLNAANNELRSRIMPVNKRFPLDQLRQALRTFPLPPNREFFIEYVIFKGVNGSRDHVRDLLAFIRDLPVRVNVIGYNPGRNARFKAPEDRDLLAFAGYLREHGVHTRIRWSKGRSIMAGCGQLAAERGTGEHATGTHGNQPVIAID; from the coding sequence ATGGAAGAACAGCAGGATTGCACAACAACGACAGTGCCGGTTTTCCAGTTGACCTGTGATGAGCTTACCCGGGAGTTGCGCACCCGGTTCAACAAGGGCGCCTATCACGGACAGGCCCTGTATCGCCACGTCATGCAGCACGGGCAAAGGGACGTGACAACGATTGATGCCTTCAAACGGTCCGGTGATCTGGCCGACAGGGTGCAGGCCGTACTCGGCTGGGCAACGGGAAAGATCACCGATACGGTCAATGAAGGTGAGACCATAAAGTTTGTTACCACCCTGGATGACGGGGCCCGGATCGAGTCCGTGATCATTCCCATGCGGGGATACTCCACGGTGTGCGTATCCTCCCAGGTGGGGTGCAGACAGGGGTGTGTGTTTTGCGAGACCGCAGGCATGGGGTTTGTGCGGCAGCTGACCGCAGAGGAGATCGTGGCCCAGGTTTGGCGAACCCGGCACGTCATGGGACATCCGGTGCGCAACGTGGTGTTCATGGGTATGGGCGAACCGCTGGATAATCTCGACAATGTCATGCAGGCGATTCGGGTGATGCAGGATCAGCGGGGACTGGATATTCCGTTGCGGCGCATGACCCTGTCCACGTCCGGACGTGTGGACGGCCTCAAACGATTGGCCGAAGCCGGGCTGACATCCATCCGTCTGGCCATTTCCCTGAACGCAGCCAACAACGAGCTGCGTTCCCGCATCATGCCGGTGAACAAACGTTTTCCACTGGATCAGCTCCGACAGGCCCTGCGAACGTTTCCCCTGCCGCCCAACAGGGAATTTTTCATCGAATACGTGATTTTCAAGGGAGTCAATGGCAGCCGGGATCATGTCCGAGACCTGCTCGCGTTCATCCGTGATCTACCGGTGCGGGTGAACGTCATTGGCTACAACCCGGGGCGCAACGCCCGGTTCAAGGCCCCTGAGGACAGGGACCTGCTCGCTTTTGCCGGATATCTGCGTGAGCATGGGGTGCATACCCGCATCCGGTGGAGCAAGGGACGGTCCATTATGGCCGGGTGCGGGCAATTGGCTGCAGAACGGGGCACAGGAGAGCATGCCACCGGCACGCATGGCAATCAGCCGGTTATCGCAATTGATTGA
- a CDS encoding response regulator, translated as MKDRPVVFVVDDEPQNLRLMEAMLVPEGYEVVLAEDGPRALEMLETIDPDVCLLDVMMPGMDGYALARELRAREAARTVPIVMVTALNDVRDRVRALEAGADDFLSKPVDRSELTARVRSLVKVKAYNDHMKEYQQKLEAAVQERTRELQKANARIEAASLDTIYRLSRAAEYKDEETGGHIKRMSHYAAAVARQLGLGEATCKRILYAAPMHDVGKIGIPDRILLKPGKLDAEEWKVMKRHTLIGGAILAGSDTPHIRLARVIAMTHHEKWDGSGYPNQLAGEQIPLVGQITAIADVFDALTSRRPYKEPFSLERSYDIIRQGRGTHFAPDVVDAFFRVQEEILEIKKRFQDEDESLLVAMNAF; from the coding sequence ATGAAAGATCGACCCGTGGTATTTGTTGTAGATGACGAGCCGCAGAATCTGCGCCTCATGGAAGCCATGCTCGTCCCGGAAGGGTATGAGGTTGTTTTGGCGGAAGATGGTCCCCGGGCCCTTGAAATGCTTGAGACCATTGATCCTGATGTGTGTTTGCTGGATGTGATGATGCCTGGCATGGACGGGTATGCCCTTGCCAGAGAGCTGCGAGCGCGTGAAGCCGCACGCACGGTGCCCATTGTCATGGTCACGGCCCTGAATGATGTCAGGGATAGGGTCAGGGCCCTGGAGGCCGGGGCGGACGATTTTCTGAGCAAGCCTGTTGACCGGTCGGAACTCACGGCCCGGGTGCGTTCACTGGTCAAGGTCAAGGCCTACAACGATCACATGAAGGAGTATCAGCAAAAACTCGAGGCGGCCGTTCAGGAGCGGACCCGTGAACTTCAAAAGGCCAATGCACGCATTGAGGCAGCCTCTTTGGATACCATTTATCGTCTTTCACGGGCAGCCGAGTACAAGGACGAGGAAACCGGTGGCCATATCAAGCGCATGAGCCATTATGCCGCAGCCGTGGCCCGGCAACTGGGCCTGGGCGAAGCTACCTGCAAACGGATTCTCTATGCCGCTCCCATGCATGATGTGGGGAAGATCGGTATCCCCGACCGCATTTTGCTCAAGCCCGGCAAACTGGATGCCGAGGAGTGGAAGGTCATGAAGCGGCATACGCTTATTGGCGGGGCCATCCTTGCCGGTTCGGATACACCGCACATTCGTCTGGCCCGGGTCATTGCCATGACCCATCACGAAAAATGGGATGGCAGCGGTTATCCCAACCAGCTTGCTGGCGAGCAGATTCCCCTTGTGGGGCAGATTACGGCCATTGCCGACGTGTTCGATGCCCTGACATCGCGCCGTCCCTACAAGGAGCCGTTTTCCCTGGAAAGGTCCTATGACATCATTCGACAGGGACGGGGGACCCATTTCGCCCCTGATGTTGTTGATGCGTTTTTTCGTGTGCAGGAGGAAATTCTGGAGATCAAGAAACGGTTTCAGGATGAGGATGAAAGTTTGCTGGTGGCGATGAACGCATTCTGA
- a CDS encoding response regulator produces the protein MSMKVVLVVEDDELNLKLVRELLEFSGFETLEATNGLEALAMIRKERPSLVLMDIQMPTMDGLEATRRIKADAQTRDIPVVALTSSAMKGDREAILAAGCDAYMSKPIDIHRLLDLIKAFLSGSGNNPA, from the coding sequence ATGAGCATGAAGGTCGTTCTGGTTGTCGAAGACGACGAACTCAACCTCAAACTGGTCAGGGAGCTGTTGGAATTCAGTGGATTCGAGACCCTGGAAGCCACCAATGGTCTCGAGGCCCTGGCAATGATACGCAAGGAACGGCCTTCTCTTGTTCTCATGGATATCCAGATGCCGACCATGGACGGCCTTGAGGCCACCAGGCGCATCAAGGCTGATGCCCAGACCCGGGACATCCCGGTCGTTGCTCTGACTTCCTCGGCCATGAAGGGAGACAGGGAAGCCATTCTGGCGGCAGGATGCGATGCGTATATGAGCAAGCCCATTGATATCCATCGTTTGCTGGACCTGATCAAAGCCTTTTTATCGGGATCAGGGAACAATCCTGCATGA
- a CDS encoding HU family DNA-binding protein, with amino-acid sequence MKEPSLSFPPTKETPSMHKTELVALLQEKTGGTSEEARKTVNAMIDILTESLAKGDNIQLPGVGSLKVVDRTEHKGRHPQTGEEITIPARKTVKFSPGKFLRETVKSLDFITKNV; translated from the coding sequence GTGAAGGAGCCGAGCCTTTCATTCCCACCGACCAAGGAGACACCATCCATGCACAAGACCGAACTCGTTGCCCTGCTTCAGGAAAAGACCGGCGGCACGTCCGAGGAAGCCCGCAAAACCGTTAACGCCATGATTGATATCCTCACGGAAAGCCTGGCCAAAGGGGACAACATTCAGCTTCCCGGCGTGGGTTCCCTCAAGGTGGTGGATAGGACCGAGCACAAGGGCCGCCATCCCCAAACAGGCGAGGAGATCACCATTCCCGCCCGCAAAACCGTCAAGTTCAGCCCGGGCAAATTCCTGCGGGAAACCGTCAAGTCCCTCGATTTCATCACCAAAAACGTATGA
- a CDS encoding PAS domain-containing sensor histidine kinase produces the protein MCDLDDKREQQRQLLESIYYGASTAMFVIEVTEDGDFRYAGLNPAHTRISGLSEAQVVGRTPEELVPLITPDIAAGLRANYERCLSAGTIIEYEECLPLQGREIWWLTRLNPLVDESGSIYRIIGCSTDITRQKKTEKELAEHRGQLQKRTADEVRKLLRAVEESPASVVITDSHGNIEYVNPKFCTVTGYQAEEVLGQNPRILKAGIQDGDLYQDMWLAISSGREWKGEFCNRKKNGELYWERASISPLQDPDGTITHYVAVKEDITEEKRMAQELERAMEMAQVASRAKSDFLASMSHELRTPLNSIIGFSEVLREQYFGPLNAKQLEYVEDVLSSGRHLLALINDILDIAKIESGKQVLQQEVVDIVNIVETGMVMIREKAAHHAIRIQTRFCKKCREQGLYADKRKLKQALFNILSNAVKFTPDGGSIEIAVDFVDPDAGDVAFPAWFSPDMASAVTRPSIVISVSDTGVGIAAEDLAHVFEPFYQTREGALVKTPSSGLGLPITREIMILHGGNAWAMSDGPGRGSRFVLQLPFVPEDRQECECPDNGGQ, from the coding sequence TTGTGCGATTTGGATGACAAGCGCGAACAGCAAAGGCAGTTGCTTGAGAGCATTTATTACGGGGCCAGCACGGCCATGTTCGTCATTGAGGTGACAGAAGATGGAGATTTTCGGTATGCCGGTCTCAATCCTGCCCACACGCGGATATCCGGTCTGAGCGAGGCGCAGGTTGTCGGCAGAACTCCCGAAGAGCTTGTTCCGCTCATCACGCCGGATATAGCAGCAGGCCTTCGGGCAAACTACGAACGTTGCCTGTCGGCAGGTACGATCATCGAATACGAGGAGTGCCTTCCCCTTCAGGGCAGGGAAATCTGGTGGCTGACCCGTCTGAATCCCCTGGTGGACGAGTCGGGATCCATTTACCGGATTATCGGGTGCAGCACGGACATCACCCGGCAGAAGAAGACCGAAAAGGAACTGGCTGAACATCGCGGGCAACTTCAGAAACGGACCGCTGACGAAGTGCGCAAATTATTGCGTGCGGTGGAAGAAAGCCCGGCTTCGGTGGTGATCACCGACAGTCATGGTAATATAGAATATGTAAATCCCAAATTTTGCACGGTCACGGGATACCAGGCAGAGGAGGTGCTCGGCCAGAATCCGCGCATTCTCAAGGCCGGTATCCAGGATGGTGACCTGTACCAGGATATGTGGCTGGCCATATCAAGCGGTCGGGAGTGGAAAGGCGAGTTCTGCAACCGGAAGAAAAACGGGGAACTGTATTGGGAACGGGCGTCCATTTCCCCCTTGCAGGATCCGGACGGTACCATCACCCACTACGTGGCCGTGAAAGAGGATATTACCGAGGAAAAGCGCATGGCCCAGGAGTTGGAACGGGCCATGGAAATGGCCCAGGTTGCCAGCAGGGCCAAGAGCGATTTTCTGGCCAGCATGTCCCATGAGCTGCGTACGCCCCTCAACTCCATCATCGGCTTTTCCGAAGTGCTGCGGGAGCAGTATTTCGGTCCCCTGAACGCCAAGCAACTCGAATATGTGGAGGACGTTCTTTCCAGCGGCCGGCATCTGTTGGCTTTGATTAACGATATCCTGGATATCGCAAAGATTGAATCCGGCAAGCAGGTGCTCCAGCAGGAAGTTGTGGACATCGTCAACATCGTGGAAACGGGCATGGTCATGATCCGGGAAAAGGCAGCGCATCATGCCATCCGTATTCAGACGAGATTTTGCAAAAAGTGTCGGGAACAGGGGTTGTACGCGGACAAGAGAAAACTCAAGCAGGCCCTGTTCAATATTTTATCCAATGCCGTGAAATTCACGCCGGATGGTGGGTCCATTGAAATCGCCGTGGATTTTGTCGATCCGGACGCCGGGGACGTTGCGTTTCCTGCGTGGTTTTCACCGGACATGGCCTCGGCCGTCACCCGGCCAAGCATTGTCATCAGTGTGTCCGACACGGGCGTTGGCATTGCAGCCGAAGACCTTGCTCATGTTTTCGAGCCCTTTTACCAGACGCGGGAAGGAGCTCTGGTCAAAACGCCTTCCTCGGGATTGGGGTTGCCCATTACCCGTGAAATCATGATCCTGCACGGTGGCAATGCGTGGGCCATGAGCGATGGACCGGGCAGGGGAAGCCGGTTTGTCCTGCAGCTGCCCTTTGTTCCCGAAGATCGGCAGGAATGTGAATGTCCGGATAATGGTGGGCAGTGA
- a CDS encoding LexA family transcriptional regulator, which produces MPTLSAPTPVEAFLHRTFTATGIETQIALASILRVNRAAISMAKKKGRVPEKWALKLAELYGLNPRWLLKGQGEQYLRGEHATTTMAIPRVAAKLCAGGGSFETSAMVRDTMVFSRSWLRTKGNPETMVLMDIIGDSMEPELRDGDTVLIDHSQTSVHAGAIYALGVGDSLLIKRVERQPGSIALISTNPSYAPLVLQGDELETLRVLGRILWVCREYR; this is translated from the coding sequence ATGCCCACCCTTTCCGCTCCAACTCCCGTGGAGGCCTTTCTCCACCGAACCTTCACGGCTACGGGAATCGAAACCCAGATAGCCCTGGCATCGATCCTCCGCGTGAACAGGGCCGCCATCAGCATGGCCAAAAAAAAAGGCAGGGTTCCGGAAAAATGGGCTCTCAAGCTGGCCGAGCTGTATGGTTTGAACCCGCGCTGGCTGCTCAAGGGACAAGGGGAACAATACCTGCGTGGCGAACACGCCACAACAACCATGGCCATCCCCAGGGTTGCCGCCAAACTCTGCGCAGGCGGGGGTTCCTTTGAAACCAGCGCCATGGTCAGGGATACCATGGTTTTTTCCAGATCATGGCTCAGGACCAAGGGCAATCCCGAGACCATGGTCCTCATGGACATCATCGGGGACAGCATGGAGCCCGAACTCAGGGACGGGGACACGGTTCTCATCGACCACTCCCAGACCAGCGTGCATGCGGGAGCGATCTACGCCCTGGGCGTTGGGGACAGCCTGCTTATCAAACGGGTCGAACGCCAGCCCGGCAGCATAGCCCTGATCAGCACCAATCCGAGCTATGCCCCGCTTGTCCTTCAGGGGGACGAACTCGAAACCCTGCGGGTTCTGGGTCGCATTCTCTGGGTCTGCCGGGAATACCGGTAG
- a CDS encoding putative zinc-binding protein yields the protein MSAVEHGEKRAVWRARHSSGIMVIDGCDKACARRIMEQRLGPMTHVFVLTDEQWRMTGRDGANEEDALADLKRRIKITYAQNRMLMTSMCDCGCVRG from the coding sequence CTGTCGGCTGTTGAACACGGTGAGAAGCGTGCTGTGTGGCGCGCCCGTCACAGTTCGGGAATCATGGTCATTGATGGCTGTGACAAGGCGTGTGCCCGCAGGATCATGGAACAACGCCTTGGTCCCATGACCCATGTTTTTGTGCTCACGGATGAGCAATGGCGCATGACTGGTCGTGATGGTGCCAACGAAGAAGATGCCTTGGCGGATCTTAAACGTCGCATCAAGATCACCTACGCACAGAACCGGATGCTCATGACTTCCATGTGTGACTGCGGGTGCGTGCGCGGATGA
- a CDS encoding nicotinate phosphoribosyltransferase: MQTYSPLFSDFYQLTMLAGYFAEGIHETPATFDLYFRKPPFQGSYAVFAGLKPALDFLENLQFGDDDIAYLRGLNEFTPEFLDFLKHFRFRGKVTAMPEGTCVFPREPLVTVEGTLAETQYVETALLNCINFQTLVATKAARVTTAAGRKSVLEFGLRRAQGPDGGLSVARAAYIGGIRSTSNIWAGKDLNIPVKGTHAHSWVMSFPDELTAFRAYARCFPKNCILLIDTYDTLQSGLPNAITVAREMRERGEKLLGIRIDSGDLAYLSKEVRKAFDAAGFPDVLITASSDLDEYVIDSVNREGGCVDIWGVGTRLATCAGEGGGALGGVYKLAWCNGLPKLKITNDPSKLTLPDRKKLWRLINPDGSFFMDVISLEREVPQPGDRVFDPTAPLLRSRIIPDNVRFESIRHTVMENGSIVRDESDLACLADRCVSQLERLPEGSLRLLNPHLYKVAITAGLNDLRTRLLRELQQ; this comes from the coding sequence ATGCAGACTTATTCGCCGCTTTTTTCCGACTTCTACCAATTAACCATGCTCGCCGGATACTTTGCCGAAGGTATCCATGAAACGCCGGCCACCTTTGATCTCTATTTCCGCAAGCCTCCCTTCCAGGGAAGCTATGCCGTATTTGCCGGACTCAAGCCCGCCCTTGATTTCCTGGAAAACCTGCAATTTGGGGATGACGACATTGCCTACCTGCGAGGCCTCAATGAATTCACCCCCGAATTTCTCGATTTTCTGAAACACTTTCGCTTCCGGGGCAAGGTGACTGCCATGCCCGAGGGTACGTGCGTTTTCCCCCGGGAACCCCTTGTTACAGTGGAAGGGACCCTGGCGGAAACCCAGTATGTTGAAACCGCCCTCCTCAATTGCATCAACTTCCAGACCCTGGTGGCGACCAAGGCCGCCCGGGTGACCACGGCGGCCGGCAGGAAAAGTGTCCTCGAATTCGGCCTTCGCCGGGCCCAGGGGCCGGACGGCGGTCTCAGCGTTGCCCGGGCAGCCTATATCGGGGGTATCCGAAGTACCAGCAACATCTGGGCAGGCAAGGATCTGAACATTCCGGTCAAGGGCACCCATGCCCACAGCTGGGTGATGAGCTTTCCCGACGAGCTGACCGCGTTTCGGGCCTATGCCAGATGTTTCCCCAAAAACTGCATTCTGCTCATTGACACATATGACACATTGCAAAGCGGCCTGCCCAATGCCATTACGGTTGCCCGAGAAATGCGCGAACGCGGCGAGAAACTTCTGGGCATCCGAATCGACTCCGGAGACCTGGCCTATCTGAGCAAGGAAGTCCGCAAGGCCTTTGACGCAGCCGGATTTCCCGATGTGCTCATCACGGCATCAAGCGATCTGGACGAATACGTCATTGACTCGGTCAACCGCGAAGGTGGATGCGTGGATATCTGGGGTGTGGGGACCCGTCTTGCCACCTGCGCGGGAGAAGGCGGAGGGGCACTGGGCGGGGTGTACAAGCTGGCCTGGTGCAATGGGCTTCCCAAGCTGAAAATCACCAATGATCCTTCCAAGCTGACCCTGCCGGACCGTAAAAAACTCTGGCGGCTGATCAACCCCGATGGCAGCTTCTTCATGGACGTCATCTCCCTGGAACGGGAAGTTCCCCAACCCGGCGACCGCGTCTTTGACCCCACGGCCCCGCTGTTACGCAGCAGGATCATTCCGGACAACGTCCGCTTCGAGTCCATCCGGCACACGGTCATGGAAAACGGATCCATAGTCAGGGATGAATCCGATCTGGCCTGTCTGGCCGACCGGTGCGTTTCCCAACTCGAACGTCTTCCCGAAGGTTCCTTGCGACTGCTGAACCCCCATTTGTACAAGGTGGCCATCACCGCAGGACTCAACGACCTGCGAACACGCCTCCTGCGGGAACTGCAACAATAG
- a CDS encoding cysteine hydrolase family protein has product MQQALLIVDMLNDFVLPHGSLAVPGARHIIPGIRQYLELFRQKAWPVFFVCDEHEPDDPEFIRMGWPPHALRGTPGSQVVDELAPLPGEHLVAKQHYSAFYKTDLEETLQRLGVQEVIVTGVVSNICVLYTAADAVMRGYGVRVPASCVAALTPEEGAFALRQMEQVLGVTVEKE; this is encoded by the coding sequence ATGCAACAGGCTCTTTTGATTGTTGATATGCTCAATGATTTTGTCCTTCCCCACGGTTCGCTTGCAGTGCCTGGCGCGCGGCATATCATTCCCGGAATCAGGCAGTATCTTGAGCTGTTTCGCCAGAAAGCATGGCCGGTGTTTTTCGTATGCGACGAACATGAACCGGATGATCCGGAGTTCATCCGAATGGGGTGGCCTCCCCATGCTCTTCGGGGAACACCCGGAAGCCAGGTGGTGGACGAACTCGCTCCGCTGCCCGGAGAACATCTGGTTGCCAAACAGCATTATTCCGCCTTTTACAAGACAGATCTGGAAGAGACACTGCAACGGCTTGGCGTGCAGGAAGTGATTGTGACGGGAGTTGTGAGCAATATTTGCGTGCTGTACACGGCAGCAGACGCCGTCATGCGCGGCTATGGGGTTCGCGTGCCTGCTTCGTGTGTGGCCGCACTGACTCCGGAGGAAGGTGCCTTTGCCCTGCGTCAGATGGAGCAGGTTCTGGGAGTCACTGTCGAAAAGGAATGA